One Perognathus longimembris pacificus isolate PPM17 chromosome 2, ASM2315922v1, whole genome shotgun sequence DNA segment encodes these proteins:
- the LOC125345760 gene encoding serine/threonine-protein phosphatase PP1-gamma catalytic subunit-like yields MADINKLNVDSIIQRLLELRASKPGKMLQLLENELRGLCLKSREIFLSQPTLLELEAPLKICGDIHGQFYDLLRLFECGGLLPESNYLFLGDYVDRGKQSLETICLLLAYKIKYPKNFLLRGNHECASINRIYGFYDEYKRRYNIKLWKTFTDCFNCLPIAAIVDEKIFCCHGGLSPNLQSMEQIRRIMRPTDVPDQGLLCDILWSDPDKDVLGWGENDRGVSFTFGAEVVTKFLVKHDLNLICRAHQVVEDGYEFFADRKLVTLFSAPNYCGEFDNAGTMMSVDETLICSFKILKPAEKKKLNATRPVTPPRVNINKPEKK; encoded by the coding sequence ATGGCAGATATCAACAAACTCAATGTCGACAGCATCATACAACGGCTGTTGGAACTGAGAGCATCCAAGCCAGGTAAAATGCTCCAGCTGCTGGAAAATGAGTTAAGAGGACTGTGCTTGAAATCCCGCGAGATCTTTCTCAGTCAACCTACCCTACTAGAACTTGAAGCACCACTCAAAATATGTGGTGACATCCACGGGCAATTCTATGATTTGCTTCGACTTTTTGAATGCGGGGGCCTCCTGCCAGAAAGCAACTATCTGTTTCTGGGGGACTACGTGGACAGAGGGAAGCAGTCACTGGAGACCATCTGTCTCTTACTGGCCTACAAGATCAAGTACCCTAAGAACTTTCTTCTCAGAGGCAACCACGAGTGTGCCAGCATCAATAGGATTTATGGGTTTTATGATGAATATAAAAGAAGATACAACATTAAACTATGGAAGACTTTCACAGACTGTTTTAACTGCTTGCCAATAGCAGCCATCGTGGACGAGAAAATATTCTGCTGTCACGGGGGTTTATCACCAAATCTTCAATCTATGGAGCAGATTCGGCGAATTATGCGACCAACTGATGTGCCCGATCAAGGTCTTCTTTGTGATATTTTGTGGTCTGACCCTGATAAAGATGTCTTAGGCTGGGGTGAAAATGACAGAGGAGTGTCCTTCACATTTGGTGCAGAAGTGGTTACAAAATTTCTCGTTAAGCATGATTTGAACCTTATTTGTAGAGCCCATCAGGTGGTTGAAGATGGATATGAGTTTTTTGCAGACAGGAAGTTGGTCACTCTGTTTTCTGCACCAAATTACTGTGGAGAGTTTGACAATGCAGGCACCATGATGAGTGTGGATGAAACACTAATATGTTCCTTCAAGATTTTAAAACCTGCAGAGAAAAAGAAGCTGAACGCCACAAGACCCGTCACACCACCCAGGGTAAACATTAACAAACCAGAAAAGAAATAG